A DNA window from Melanotaenia boesemani isolate fMelBoe1 chromosome 6, fMelBoe1.pri, whole genome shotgun sequence contains the following coding sequences:
- the LOC121642414 gene encoding uncharacterized protein LOC121642414 codes for MPSTPMEPLTVPTYNLRPFTRKGPRYKRIQAPFNSTCSVSQPFTKEVILLPDHTYTQVPRRARKAWLFENGLIKSAVEFRCDWNSEKVMRAITAAFHPAVEGCRLQILLPCYNKLVEPSLTANQTLSGDLVKKLFHQKSIYIRPDKVILSEEKESSSSDGERSHLDRQALDTDKMAPGSVLAFSKETVEAQSFTSNTPSILSGDQVFFCVATEDICTKEPSISADALTMTTSDAVVTIAEPLPLSSGTDAIASGNTGSLLIGPTVSDVTSRQSHSLTQACASGISSSSTSYRFVFCTYLCLYMQF; via the exons ATGCCTTCTACTCCGATGGAGCCTTTGACAGTTCCGACCTATAACCTTCGTCCATTCACTCGAAAGGGACCCAGATACAAGAG GATTCAGGCACCATTCAACAGTACATGTTCTGTGTCTCAACCATTCACCAAAGAAGTCATTCTCCTGCCagaccacacatacacacaagtgcCAAGGCGTGCCAGGAAAGCTTGGCTTTTTGAAAATGGACTTATCAAATCTGCTGTGGAATTTAGGTGTGACTGGAACTCTGAGAAAGTAATGCGGGCAATAACTGCGGCCTTCCACCCAGCTGTGGAGGGATGCAG GTTGCAAATCTTGCTGCCATGCTACAATAAACTAGTTGAGCCATCTCTAACTGCCAATCAGACTTTGAGTGGAGACCTTGTGAAAAAATTGTTTCACCAGAAATCCATTTACATCAGGCCTGACAAGGTCATTCTAAGTGAGGAAAAAGAATCT TCATCTTCTGATGGCGAGCGAAGCCATTTAGACAGGCAGGCTTTGGATACAGACAAAATGG CCCCTGGCAGTGTGCTTGCCTTTTCCAAAGAAACTGTCGAGGCCCAGTCCTTCACCAGCAATACCCCTTCCATCCTAAGTGGTGatcaagttttcttttgtgttgccACCGAAGACATCTGCACCAAAGAACCTTCTATCTCAGCTGACGCCCTTACCATGACCACTAGCGATGCTGTCGTCACTATTGCTGAGCCCCTCCCCTTGTCCAGTGGAACTGATGCCATTGCCAGTGGAAACACGGGTTCTTTGTTGATTGGTCCCACTGTCAGTGATGTCACCTCTAGACAGTCCCATAGTCTCACCCAAGCCTGTGCATCTGGCATTAGTTCATCCAGTACATCTTACAGGTTCGTCTTTTGTACATATTTGTGTCTTTACATGCAGTTTTAA